The Bacillota bacterium genomic sequence CCCTGTTATCATAACATCGACATCCTCTAGAATCGCCGTCACCAAAATAGGAAGATCCTTTTTGTCCCGTATATCCGGGTGTTTTTTTGCGTCGATTCTCTCCGGTGTATAAGCAAGAGAAAACGGAAGCTCCTGGATAAACTGATCCAGCAAATCGAATTTCTCCGAGAACTTCCGTTTAATGACTTCCTTTAATTCTTCCAGCACATAGGACGGCAGGACAATTGTGTATCGCTCAGTAATTACATCCACTAAACTAGACATTTTAGGGGACGGAAAAGGAAGATGGAAATCAGGACATTGGTATCAATCATTATCCGCATATCGCTTATCCCACATTTCCTTGCGGACCTCGTCCACCAAATTCACGACATCCTGTTCATCTTTCAGACCACGCTTTTCCGCTTCGCCCTCAAAGGCTTTCTGCATATTCCTAAAGGCTACCTTAGCAGCGTTGGCGAAGATAATATTATCGCCATCTTCTATGAAGATAACCTTGTCACCTTCCCTCAGGCCAAGCTTCTTGCGTATGTCAATTGGGATCGTAATCTGTCCTCTGCTTGTGATCTTTGCAACCTCCATAATCGCACCCCTTCCATGCTTACCTTACTTGAAAATCTTACTTCCTTAGTTCATATTATACGCTGTTCGGCCAGAAAATACAATTAGTGTCCGAAATAACCCTTTCAGACCTTAGGAAATTAAAACCTCCATGACCGCGAATCAAGATTCGGCGGTACATGGAGGGTATTAGAACCCTACTCTTTATTATGATAGCCTGGTCCTCTAAACTTCGCGTTTCAGCTTTGGTAAACCTGTTCAAGGTCCACCTCAACCTGGTCTCTATAAGACGGATACATATCCTATCCATCATCGAACACCATGCAACCTGCTATGAAAAATATCCCAGGATATTATGATAGAGTGACACAATATCCTGGTCATCATAAGCCGCTTTTAAGCAGCTAAGGCTTCCAGTATTGCTACCCTCATCATTCCCAAGGAAAATGGAATATGAACCTTCTTCATCAACAACCCCCTGCCCCGGGCCTTGAAAGTTACATATCAATATGTCTGGCCGGCATAGCAGGCTTAGATGGGCAATGGCGGACGACGCCGAAACACCAGCCGGGACATATTCCAAATCATACAGATATGAGTATGGAAAACCACACAAGCCTCTACACTGATACCCATCTGCAATAAACATATCTCGCAGCCGGCACATTAAATCGATTG encodes the following:
- a CDS encoding AbrB/MazE/SpoVT family DNA-binding domain-containing protein yields the protein MEVAKITSRGQITIPIDIRKKLGLREGDKVIFIEDGDNIIFANAAKVAFRNMQKAFEGEAEKRGLKDEQDVVNLVDEVRKEMWDKRYADND